In one Thioclava sp. ES.031 genomic region, the following are encoded:
- a CDS encoding glycosyltransferase family 2 protein yields MSEFSTSTVKSDQTGPEPVSGISVVVPIYNEIENIDLLCKELTTALEPIGKPYEIVLVDDGSIDGSGEALAEKARQDQHLRVIRFRRNYGQTAAMKAGLDFASQDAIVTIDGDLQNDPADIAPMLAKLEQGYDLVHGWRRHRQDAMLNRKLPSMIANRLISWSTGFPIHDLGCTLKVMRRELVSEIELYGDMHRFIPLLLFERGARCVEMETHHRPRLHGETKYGIGRTFVVILDLLTVRFFLGNAGHPMMVFGGLGIFSFALSFVATVITVIMKIWGGVDMTGNPFLLLSVLSALAGFQLLSIGLIGEVLARVYFNQRGRKPYTVRQFLNFEDDPVAAGAAR; encoded by the coding sequence ATGTCGGAATTTTCGACATCGACTGTAAAGTCGGACCAAACGGGACCGGAACCTGTCTCAGGCATCTCCGTCGTCGTACCGATTTACAACGAAATCGAGAACATCGATCTCCTCTGCAAAGAACTCACCACAGCCCTCGAGCCGATCGGCAAACCCTACGAGATTGTCCTCGTGGATGACGGCTCGATCGACGGTAGCGGCGAGGCGCTCGCCGAAAAAGCTCGGCAGGACCAGCACCTGCGGGTGATCCGGTTCCGCCGCAACTATGGTCAAACCGCCGCGATGAAGGCCGGGCTGGATTTCGCCTCGCAGGACGCCATCGTCACCATCGACGGCGACCTGCAGAACGATCCGGCGGATATCGCGCCGATGCTGGCCAAGCTGGAGCAGGGATATGATCTCGTCCATGGCTGGCGGCGGCATCGGCAGGACGCGATGCTGAACCGCAAGTTGCCCTCAATGATCGCGAACCGGCTGATCTCGTGGAGCACGGGCTTCCCGATCCACGATCTGGGCTGCACCCTAAAGGTGATGCGGCGAGAGCTCGTCTCGGAGATCGAGCTCTACGGCGACATGCACCGGTTCATCCCGCTCCTGCTGTTCGAACGCGGCGCGCGCTGTGTCGAGATGGAGACCCATCACCGGCCGCGGCTCCATGGCGAGACGAAATACGGGATCGGCCGCACCTTCGTGGTGATCCTCGACCTGCTGACGGTGCGCTTCTTTCTGGGCAATGCCGGGCACCCGATGATGGTGTTCGGCGGGCTCGGCATCTTCAGCTTCGCGCTGTCTTTCGTCGCGACCGTGATCACCGTCATCATGAAAATCTGGGGCGGCGTCGACATGACGGGCAACCCGTTTCTCTTGCTGTCGGTCCTGTCTGCTCTAGCGGGCTTCCAGCTTCTGAGCATCGGCCTGATCGGAGAAGTTCTCGCGCGGGTCTATTTCAACCAGCGCGGACGCAAACCCTACACCGTGCGCCAATTCCTGAATTTCGAAGACGATCCCGTCGCGGCGGGGGCAGCCCGGTGA
- a CDS encoding glycosyltransferase family 39 protein produces the protein MPAAVAPTPGTLPAATFDRLALFALLAVALCLRLPYMTQPLVDVFSWREASTAMIAENYWRHGWNIFLPEVNWSGPGPSYQGREFGLYAYIVAILNALFGWHDWFGRMVATAFGMLTVFALHRLVALIWDERHAHAAALAYAVMPGTIIIETSALPDPAMLALITMGIWLYARYWITQREGYPFLAAAIFTLGALSKLPGLGVGLVVLWLMLLSLRRGDRTTFLRTLLPLAIGLGAIAGYYAWAIYLGRSTPPYHVAGSGYIWDHKFWTFVSEAFYAHKLWVISVWGFYGYWFMGLIALGLWVPPDFAKEKRRDPGLTGIPYVWLLAAIIVYLCAAKEISNNPWNLHVFHVPLAIFAGRGLILLVELGGSAFASLTGVVRLGFIGVILAALAQFQTVPRLKDPQAEEARLMGQALDRLAGPDDLVVAISPQVGDPIAIYYSRRNGWTLPPGGGDEDWSIFAEDDATPIAQLEKMKKQGARWFGVTKVSKDRKGRPFLDHHAGVVAYLDQTAERALETSDFLIFHLP, from the coding sequence ATGCCCGCTGCCGTCGCACCGACGCCCGGCACGCTGCCAGCGGCGACATTCGACCGGCTCGCCCTCTTCGCGCTGCTCGCCGTGGCCCTCTGCCTCCGGCTTCCCTATATGACGCAACCGCTCGTCGATGTCTTCAGCTGGCGCGAGGCCAGCACGGCGATGATCGCGGAGAATTACTGGCGACACGGCTGGAACATCTTCCTTCCAGAGGTGAACTGGTCAGGGCCCGGCCCGAGTTACCAGGGCCGGGAATTCGGGCTCTACGCCTATATCGTCGCGATCCTGAACGCGCTTTTCGGGTGGCATGACTGGTTCGGCCGGATGGTCGCGACGGCGTTCGGAATGCTGACGGTCTTCGCACTGCACCGGCTCGTCGCGTTGATCTGGGACGAGCGCCACGCGCATGCGGCGGCGCTCGCCTATGCCGTGATGCCGGGCACGATCATCATCGAAACCTCGGCCCTGCCCGATCCGGCGATGCTGGCGCTGATCACCATGGGCATATGGCTCTACGCGCGCTACTGGATCACGCAGCGCGAAGGCTATCCGTTCCTGGCCGCCGCGATCTTCACGCTGGGCGCGCTGTCGAAACTGCCGGGGCTCGGCGTCGGTCTCGTCGTGCTGTGGCTGATGCTGCTCTCGCTCCGGCGTGGGGATCGCACGACCTTCCTGAGGACGCTACTCCCCCTTGCCATCGGCCTCGGAGCCATCGCTGGTTATTACGCCTGGGCGATCTACCTAGGCCGCTCCACACCTCCCTACCATGTCGCCGGCAGCGGCTACATCTGGGACCACAAGTTCTGGACTTTCGTCTCCGAAGCCTTCTACGCGCATAAACTCTGGGTCATCTCGGTCTGGGGGTTCTACGGCTATTGGTTCATGGGGCTGATCGCACTCGGCCTTTGGGTGCCGCCCGACTTCGCTAAAGAAAAGCGACGGGATCCGGGCCTGACCGGGATTCCCTATGTGTGGTTGCTGGCCGCGATCATCGTCTATCTCTGTGCCGCCAAGGAGATCAGTAACAATCCGTGGAACCTGCACGTCTTCCATGTCCCCCTAGCGATCTTCGCCGGGCGCGGTCTCATTCTCCTTGTCGAATTGGGCGGGAGCGCCTTCGCCTCTCTCACTGGCGTGGTTCGCTTGGGCTTTATCGGGGTGATACTGGCGGCCCTGGCGCAGTTTCAGACCGTGCCGCGCCTGAAAGACCCGCAAGCGGAAGAAGCTCGCCTGATGGGGCAGGCCCTCGACCGCCTGGCCGGGCCAGATGATCTCGTCGTCGCGATCAGCCCGCAGGTCGGTGACCCGATTGCCATCTATTACAGTCGCCGGAATGGCTGGACCCTGCCGCCAGGCGGCGGCGACGAGGACTGGTCGATCTTCGCCGAGGACGATGCGACACCGATCGCCCAGCTTGAGAAGATGAAGAAGCAGGGCGCGCGCTGGTTCGGAGTGACCAAAGTCTCCAAGGATCGCAAGGGGCGTCCCTTCCTGGACCATCATGCCGGGGTTGTCGCCTATCTGGACCAGACTGCGGAGCGCGCCCTGGAGACATCGGATTTCTTGATTTTCCATCTACCTTGA
- a CDS encoding DegT/DnrJ/EryC1/StrS aminotransferase family protein: MPRDGQTAPNCYDAEAIPEAARAEIERLLTSGDLFRYTSADAPVAKLEAEFAEFMGVKYAVAVSSCSQALFLSMKALDLPRGARVLVPAFTFAAVPSAIVHADCVPVLVEVASNFRIDLDDFRAKFDDSIDAVMISHMRGHTSDMDAIMELAAEKDVPVIEDAAHSLGTLWNGKKIGTIGKIGCLSFQSYKLINAGEGGILLTDDPELAARAVIMSGAYEHNWKKHPGLQNSFVQWQNKLPLYNCRMQNLSAAVIRPQIAEVERRVNDGRANHDYVAERLNTSDWLDVPPPLGPETRAPDSLQFNLAGEWSDDEARKLQSEAKAHGVSVQVFGLSQDNARAFWNWQFLGDVPELPKTRAMLMRACDTRLPARLKQPDLDYIADAILEAVSVVKG, translated from the coding sequence ATGCCGCGTGACGGACAAACCGCCCCGAATTGCTACGACGCCGAGGCCATCCCCGAGGCCGCCCGAGCCGAGATCGAACGTCTCCTGACCAGCGGGGACCTGTTCCGCTACACCTCCGCAGACGCGCCGGTCGCCAAGCTGGAAGCCGAATTCGCCGAATTCATGGGTGTGAAATACGCGGTCGCCGTGTCCTCCTGCTCGCAGGCGCTGTTCCTGTCGATGAAGGCGCTCGACCTGCCGCGCGGGGCACGCGTGCTGGTCCCGGCCTTCACCTTCGCTGCCGTCCCCTCCGCCATCGTCCATGCCGATTGCGTGCCGGTGCTGGTCGAAGTCGCCTCCAATTTCCGCATCGACCTCGACGATTTCCGCGCGAAATTCGACGACAGCATCGACGCGGTGATGATCAGCCACATGCGCGGCCACACCTCCGACATGGACGCGATCATGGAACTGGCCGCCGAGAAGGACGTGCCGGTCATCGAAGACGCCGCGCATTCGCTCGGCACGCTCTGGAATGGCAAGAAGATCGGCACGATCGGCAAAATCGGCTGCCTCTCCTTCCAGTCCTACAAGCTGATTAACGCGGGCGAAGGCGGCATCCTTCTGACCGACGATCCGGAACTCGCCGCGCGTGCGGTGATCATGTCGGGCGCCTACGAGCATAACTGGAAGAAGCATCCGGGGCTGCAGAATTCCTTCGTGCAGTGGCAGAACAAGCTGCCGCTTTATAACTGCCGGATGCAGAATCTCTCCGCCGCCGTCATCCGCCCGCAGATCGCGGAAGTGGAGCGCCGCGTGAATGATGGTCGCGCGAACCACGACTATGTCGCCGAACGGCTGAACACGAGCGACTGGCTCGACGTGCCGCCGCCCCTCGGGCCCGAAACTCGCGCCCCGGATTCGCTGCAGTTCAACCTCGCGGGCGAATGGTCCGACGACGAGGCCCGCAAGCTGCAATCGGAGGCGAAAGCCCACGGTGTCAGCGTGCAGGTCTTCGGTCTCAGCCAAGACAATGCGCGCGCCTTCTGGAACTGGCAGTTCCTCGGCGACGTGCCGGAGCTGCCGAAAACCCGCGCCATGCTAATGCGCGCCTGCGATACCCGCCTGCCGGCGCGGCTCAAGCAGCCCGATCTGGATTACATCGCCGATGCGATCCTCGAAGCGGTCTCGGTGGTGAAGGGGTAG
- a CDS encoding FAD-binding oxidoreductase has protein sequence MNLLFANDRKGEHAPSYYAATALTDRRWPELKGRHRADVCVVGGGFTGLSAALHLAEKGYSVRLLEAHRVGFGASGRNGGQVGSGQRLEQDDLEKAHGPEMARRLWDIGEDAKALIRDLIARHEMDVTFHPGIAHACRTQSEVAHSHHMAEKLARDYGYDHVEPLSRDALHAILPSEAYLGGDIDRGAGHLHPLNFAQALALACEKLGVTIHEGSLVHHIRPGEPVRVQTEHGHIDADHLIFAANGYLGNLAPRVASHVMPINNFIVATEPLGPRVAEVLRENIAVADTKFVVNYWRLSDDNRLLFGGGESYGYKFPDIVQTVRKPMLEVYPSLADVKIDYAWGGTLAITRTRMPYFARPLKNALSASGFSGHGVAMGTMAGKIMAEAVAGQAERFDLMASLDVPGFPGGSLLRSPLLVAAMTWFSMRDKLGI, from the coding sequence ATGAACCTGCTCTTCGCCAATGACCGCAAGGGCGAGCACGCGCCGAGCTATTACGCCGCGACCGCGCTGACCGACCGGCGCTGGCCCGAATTGAAGGGCCGCCACCGGGCGGATGTTTGCGTGGTGGGCGGCGGCTTCACCGGCCTCTCGGCAGCGCTGCATCTGGCGGAGAAGGGCTACTCGGTGCGGCTTCTCGAGGCCCATCGTGTGGGTTTCGGGGCCTCGGGCCGCAATGGCGGACAGGTGGGCTCGGGCCAGCGGCTGGAGCAGGACGATCTGGAGAAAGCCCATGGCCCCGAGATGGCGCGCAGGCTCTGGGATATCGGCGAAGACGCGAAGGCGCTGATCCGCGACCTGATCGCGCGCCACGAGATGGACGTAACCTTCCATCCCGGCATCGCCCATGCCTGCCGGACGCAATCCGAGGTCGCGCACTCCCATCACATGGCGGAGAAACTGGCCCGCGATTACGGCTACGATCATGTGGAGCCGCTCTCGCGCGACGCGTTGCACGCGATCCTGCCGTCGGAGGCCTATCTGGGTGGCGATATCGACCGGGGCGCGGGGCACCTGCATCCGCTGAATTTCGCCCAAGCCTTGGCGCTCGCTTGCGAGAAGTTGGGCGTGACGATCCACGAGGGCTCGCTCGTCCATCACATCCGCCCCGGCGAGCCGGTGCGCGTGCAGACCGAGCATGGCCATATCGATGCCGACCACCTGATCTTCGCGGCCAACGGTTATCTGGGAAACCTCGCCCCGCGTGTGGCCTCGCATGTCATGCCGATCAACAATTTCATCGTCGCGACAGAGCCGCTGGGGCCGCGCGTCGCCGAAGTGCTGCGCGAGAATATCGCCGTGGCGGACACGAAGTTCGTGGTGAATTACTGGCGGCTCTCTGACGATAACCGCCTGCTGTTCGGAGGCGGCGAAAGCTACGGCTACAAGTTCCCCGACATCGTGCAGACCGTGCGCAAGCCGATGCTGGAGGTCTACCCTTCCCTTGCGGATGTGAAGATCGACTACGCTTGGGGCGGCACGCTCGCGATCACCCGCACCCGGATGCCCTATTTCGCGCGGCCTTTGAAAAACGCGCTCTCGGCCAGCGGCTTTTCCGGCCATGGCGTCGCGATGGGCACGATGGCGGGCAAGATCATGGCCGAGGCCGTCGCGGGCCAGGCAGAGCGCTTCGACCTGATGGCCAGCCTTGACGTGCCGGGCTTCCCGGGCGGCTCGCTCCTGCGCAGCCCGCTTCTGGTCGCCGCGATGACGTGGTTCTCGATGCGCGACAAGCTGGGGATTTAA
- a CDS encoding glutamine synthetase family protein, translated as MKDWTDRIPQAARDYIEGRRLDEVECIVADIAGVARGKAMPASKFKFQDRFFLPNSIFLQTITGEWTDNPSGAFTEPDMILTPDFSTATAAPWTADWTLQIIHDVEDQQGNPVPIAPRNVLKRVLALYEAEGWVPVVAPEMEFFLVARNTDPNQPIIPPMGRSGRRAAAKQAYSMSAVDEYGKVIDDIYDFAELQGFEIDGILQEGGAGQIEINLAHGDPVELADQIFYFKRLIREAALRQDCFATFMAKPIEGEPGSAMHIHQSVIDTKTGQNIFSDKNGGETEAFLHCIAGLQTHLPAVIALLAPYVNSYRRYVPDFAAPINLEWGRDNRTTGLRVPISGPAARRIENRLAGMDCNPYLGLAASLACAYLGLKEKQMPKPECLGDAYMSAEDVPVNLGDALDLFSESAPIRDVLGPEFCAVYEAVKRNEYKEFLQVISPWEREHLLMNV; from the coding sequence ATGAAGGACTGGACCGACCGTATCCCGCAGGCCGCACGCGATTACATCGAGGGTCGGCGTCTCGACGAAGTGGAGTGCATTGTCGCCGATATTGCAGGGGTCGCGCGGGGCAAGGCGATGCCCGCGTCGAAATTCAAGTTTCAGGATCGCTTTTTCCTGCCGAACTCGATCTTCCTGCAGACGATCACCGGCGAATGGACGGACAACCCCTCGGGCGCTTTCACCGAACCGGACATGATCCTGACGCCCGATTTCTCGACCGCGACGGCCGCGCCATGGACGGCGGACTGGACCTTGCAGATCATCCATGACGTCGAGGACCAGCAGGGCAACCCGGTGCCGATCGCGCCGCGCAATGTCCTCAAGCGCGTGCTCGCGCTCTATGAGGCCGAGGGCTGGGTGCCGGTCGTCGCCCCCGAGATGGAATTCTTCCTCGTTGCGCGCAATACCGACCCGAACCAGCCGATCATCCCGCCGATGGGGCGCTCGGGTCGTCGGGCGGCGGCGAAACAGGCCTATTCGATGTCGGCGGTCGATGAATACGGCAAGGTCATCGACGACATCTACGATTTCGCCGAGCTTCAGGGCTTCGAGATCGACGGCATCCTGCAGGAAGGCGGCGCCGGGCAGATCGAGATCAACCTCGCCCATGGCGACCCGGTCGAACTGGCCGATCAGATTTTCTACTTCAAGCGGCTGATCCGCGAGGCCGCCCTGCGTCAGGATTGTTTCGCCACCTTCATGGCGAAACCGATCGAGGGCGAGCCGGGCTCGGCCATGCATATCCACCAGTCGGTGATCGACACCAAGACCGGCCAGAACATCTTCTCGGACAAGAATGGCGGCGAGACGGAAGCCTTCCTGCATTGCATCGCGGGGCTGCAGACGCACCTGCCCGCAGTGATCGCGCTGTTGGCGCCCTACGTGAACAGCTATCGCCGCTATGTGCCGGATTTCGCCGCGCCCATAAATCTCGAATGGGGGCGCGACAACCGCACGACAGGCCTGCGGGTGCCGATCTCCGGCCCGGCGGCGCGACGGATCGAGAACCGTCTGGCGGGGATGGATTGCAACCCATATCTCGGGCTCGCCGCCTCGCTCGCCTGCGCCTATCTGGGCCTCAAGGAAAAGCAGATGCCGAAGCCCGAATGCCTGGGCGACGCCTATATGTCCGCCGAGGACGTGCCGGTAAATCTGGGCGATGCGCTCGATCTGTTCTCGGAAAGCGCGCCGATCCGCGACGTGCTGGGGCCGGAATTCTGCGCAGTCTACGAGGCGGTCAAGCGCAACGAATACAAGGAATTCCTCCAGGTGATCTCGCCCTGGGAGCGCGAGCATCTGCTGATGAACGTGTGA
- a CDS encoding type 1 glutamine amidotransferase, with amino-acid sequence MRIGILQTGQSPDVLRDKAGDYPDMFEALLAGRGLEFQRYDVEHMHFPKDVHDCDGWLITGSRHGAYEDHPFIKPLEAFIRDAHAEAVPMVGICFGHQIIAQALGGKVEKFSGGWAVGPQDYDFGGEVIALNAWHQDQVTELPPGATTIAENDFCAYPALAYGDTIFTVQPHPEFPDAFVEGLMDTRGRGVVPDDLMQAARKRLGQPNGASRIAERIADFFLKTRVPAHPES; translated from the coding sequence ATGCGTATCGGCATCCTCCAAACCGGCCAATCCCCCGACGTTCTGCGCGACAAGGCGGGCGACTATCCTGACATGTTCGAAGCGCTGCTCGCCGGGCGCGGCCTCGAATTCCAACGCTACGACGTCGAGCATATGCACTTCCCGAAAGACGTGCATGACTGCGACGGCTGGCTGATCACCGGCTCGCGTCACGGCGCCTATGAGGATCATCCTTTCATCAAGCCGCTCGAGGCGTTCATTCGCGACGCCCATGCCGAGGCCGTGCCGATGGTGGGCATCTGTTTCGGCCATCAGATCATCGCGCAGGCGCTTGGCGGCAAGGTCGAGAAATTCTCCGGCGGCTGGGCCGTGGGCCCGCAGGATTACGATTTCGGCGGCGAGGTGATCGCGCTCAACGCATGGCATCAGGATCAGGTGACCGAGCTGCCGCCGGGCGCGACCACGATCGCCGAAAATGATTTCTGCGCCTACCCCGCGCTTGCCTATGGCGACACGATCTTCACCGTCCAGCCCCACCCCGAATTTCCCGACGCATTCGTCGAAGGGCTGATGGATACACGCGGGCGCGGCGTCGTGCCCGATGACCTGATGCAGGCCGCCCGCAAGCGGCTCGGGCAGCCCAACGGCGCGTCCCGGATCGCCGAGCGCATCGCCGATTTCTTCCTCAAGACAAGGGTGCCCGCGCACCCGGAAAGCTGA
- a CDS encoding CoA-binding protein, whose translation MQDEIRDILGNAKVIAVVGMSHKPERPSYDVARFLQSKGYRVIPVNPGLAGQELLGEPVYADLGAIPDEIAVDMVDVFRRSEAVPEVVDEALAHLPHLKTIWMQLGVSHDAAAEKARGQGVKVVMNRCPKIDYPRVMAG comes from the coding sequence ATGCAAGACGAGATTCGCGACATCCTTGGCAATGCGAAGGTGATCGCCGTGGTCGGCATGTCGCACAAGCCCGAGCGCCCCTCTTACGATGTGGCGCGGTTTCTGCAGTCCAAGGGCTACCGTGTGATCCCGGTCAATCCCGGCCTTGCCGGGCAGGAGTTGCTGGGCGAGCCGGTCTATGCCGATCTCGGCGCGATCCCCGACGAGATTGCTGTGGACATGGTCGACGTGTTCCGTCGCTCCGAGGCGGTGCCGGAGGTCGTGGACGAGGCCTTGGCGCATCTGCCGCATCTCAAGACGATCTGGATGCAGCTTGGCGTATCGCATGACGCCGCCGCCGAGAAAGCCCGCGGGCAGGGCGTGAAGGTCGTGATGAACCGCTGCCCGAAGATCGACTATCCGCGCGTGATGGCGGGCTGA
- the rlmB gene encoding 23S rRNA (guanosine(2251)-2'-O)-methyltransferase RlmB has protein sequence MKKPVWVIEKERAKRAAAAETVWLFGLHAVRDALQNPMRERLRLVCSKNAADKLAEAIAVSGMEPEIVDVRKFDKFVPISTDSVHQGAALEVKPLDWGALKDVCYDARRVVLLDRVTDPHNVGAILRSAEVFGAAAVIAPHRHSAPETGALAKTASGALERQPYLRVKNLSDAMEELRGMGFRLIGLAGEATMSLEDGLSEAGMEPVALVLGAEGPGLREKTRETCDRLVRIPFAGEFGSLNVSNAAAVSLYASASR, from the coding sequence ATGAAAAAGCCAGTCTGGGTGATCGAAAAGGAACGTGCCAAGCGCGCTGCGGCCGCCGAGACCGTGTGGCTCTTCGGCCTCCATGCGGTGCGCGACGCGCTGCAAAACCCGATGCGCGAGCGGCTTCGGCTGGTCTGCTCCAAGAACGCCGCCGACAAGCTGGCCGAGGCGATCGCGGTGTCCGGCATGGAGCCCGAGATCGTCGATGTGCGGAAGTTCGACAAATTCGTGCCGATCTCGACCGATTCCGTCCACCAGGGTGCGGCGCTCGAGGTGAAACCGCTCGATTGGGGCGCGCTGAAGGATGTCTGCTACGATGCGCGCCGCGTGGTGCTGCTCGACCGGGTGACCGATCCCCATAACGTGGGCGCGATCCTGCGCTCGGCCGAGGTCTTCGGCGCGGCTGCCGTGATCGCGCCGCATCGCCATTCCGCGCCCGAGACCGGGGCGCTGGCGAAAACCGCGTCCGGCGCGCTGGAGCGTCAGCCCTATCTGCGGGTGAAGAACCTCTCCGACGCGATGGAGGAGTTGCGCGGTATGGGCTTCCGGCTGATCGGGCTTGCGGGTGAAGCCACGATGTCGCTCGAAGACGGGCTGTCCGAGGCGGGAATGGAGCCGGTGGCGCTGGTTCTGGGGGCCGAAGGGCCGGGCCTGCGCGAGAAGACCCGCGAGACCTGCGACCGTCTGGTGCGAATCCCCTTCGCGGGCGAATTCGGGTCGCTCAACGTGTCGAACGCCGCCGCAGTGTCTCTTTACGCATCCGCAAGCCGCTGA
- a CDS encoding O-acetylhomoserine aminocarboxypropyltransferase/cysteine synthase family protein, translating into MSDYAFDTLQIHAAAEPDPATGAVQVPIYQTTSYAFKDADHAARLFNLEEVGFIYSRLTNPTVMKLAERVAALEGAAGGVTCSSGHAAQIMALFPLMGPGLNIVASTRLYGGSITQFSHTIKRFGWSCTFVDFDDLDALEAAVDENTRAIFCESISNPGGYITDLPAVAKLADKVGLPLIVDNTLATPYLCRPIEHGATLVVHSLTKYMTGNGTVTGGCVVDSGKFDWSASGKFPSLSEPEPAYHGLKFHEALGPMAFTFHSIAVGLRDLGMTMNPQGAHYTLMGIETLSLRMDKHNANAKAVAEWLEKDPRIDYVTYAGLESSPWHERMKTISPKGAGGLFTVAVKGGYDACVKLVNNLKLFSHVANLGDARSLIIHSASTTHRQLTEAQQIAAGAAPNVVRLSIGIENVDDLIADLDQALSAATS; encoded by the coding sequence ATGTCCGACTACGCTTTCGACACCTTGCAAATTCATGCGGCCGCCGAGCCCGATCCCGCGACCGGCGCGGTGCAGGTGCCGATTTACCAGACCACATCCTACGCCTTCAAAGACGCCGACCACGCGGCGCGGCTGTTCAACCTCGAAGAAGTGGGCTTCATCTATTCGCGCTTGACCAACCCGACGGTGATGAAACTGGCCGAGCGCGTCGCGGCGCTGGAAGGTGCTGCGGGCGGGGTCACCTGCTCCTCGGGTCATGCGGCGCAGATCATGGCGCTCTTCCCGCTGATGGGACCGGGGCTGAACATCGTGGCCTCGACGCGGCTCTATGGCGGCTCGATCACCCAGTTCAGCCACACGATCAAGCGCTTCGGCTGGTCCTGCACCTTCGTCGATTTCGACGATCTCGACGCGCTAGAAGCGGCGGTGGACGAGAACACCCGCGCGATCTTCTGCGAGTCGATCTCGAATCCGGGCGGCTACATCACCGACCTTCCGGCGGTGGCGAAACTGGCCGACAAGGTCGGCCTGCCGCTGATCGTCGACAACACGCTGGCCACCCCCTACCTGTGCCGCCCGATCGAGCATGGCGCGACGCTCGTCGTCCACTCGCTGACGAAATACATGACCGGCAACGGCACCGTCACCGGCGGCTGCGTCGTCGATAGCGGCAAGTTCGACTGGTCGGCGAGCGGCAAGTTCCCCTCGCTGAGCGAACCCGAACCCGCCTATCACGGGCTGAAGTTCCACGAGGCGCTGGGGCCGATGGCCTTTACCTTCCACTCGATCGCGGTGGGGCTGCGCGATCTCGGCATGACAATGAACCCGCAAGGCGCGCATTACACGCTGATGGGGATCGAGACGCTGAGCCTGCGGATGGACAAGCACAACGCCAATGCCAAGGCCGTGGCCGAATGGCTCGAGAAGGATCCGCGCATCGACTACGTGACCTATGCCGGGCTGGAAAGCTCGCCCTGGCACGAGCGGATGAAGACCATCTCGCCGAAAGGTGCAGGCGGGCTGTTCACCGTCGCGGTGAAGGGCGGCTACGACGCCTGCGTGAAGCTGGTGAACAATCTCAAGCTGTTCAGCCATGTCGCGAACCTGGGCGATGCGCGCTCGCTGATCATCCATTCGGCCTCGACCACGCACCGCCAACTGACCGAGGCGCAGCAAATCGCCGCAGGGGCCGCGCCGAACGTGGTGCGCCTGTCGATCGGGATCGAGAACGTGGACGATCTGATCGCCGATCTCGATCAGGCGCTGAGCGCCGCAACCAGCTGA